One Lytechinus pictus isolate F3 Inbred chromosome 12, Lp3.0, whole genome shotgun sequence genomic region harbors:
- the LOC129272738 gene encoding cyclin-J-like, protein MARLDQWHEDRELAVEVYASLCHEETRILPFQAKSPQLNLRRFLVDWLAIVSENLDIESPARHLAVYLLDRTMDRFTVSGEAYLQRLALVCLLIATKFEEKEVKVVKLTNLANQINSDETAKKEFFQMELLLLDFFDWNISVPTALHFVDYFLMDSIGPNDLHGGKPLTNFDALIYLERYAQYFLEISLQDHTFSTLQPSLVAAICIAASRICLQLSPTWTNQLKKLTKYSWEQISPFIETMLKAHESDEKAAKRNTTVSKKTHHGYVTSTPASAPTTSIPIQPTAC, encoded by the exons ATGGCTCGTCTCGACCAATGGCATGAAGATCGAGAGTTGGCAGTCGAGGTCTACGCATCCCTGTGCCATGAGGAGACCCGTATCCTACCCTTCCAAGCTAAATCTCCGCAGCTGAATCTCCGCCGTTTCCTGGTCGATTGGCTTGCCATCGTGAGCGAGAACTTGGACATCGAAAGCCCGGCTCGTCATCTAGCCGTTTATCTTCTGGATCGCACCATGGATAGGTTTACTGTCAGCGGTGAAGCCTATTTACAGAGACTGGCTCTTGTCTGCCTCCTGATAGCAA CCAAATTTGAAGAGAAGGAAGTCAAAGTGGTCAAACTGACCAATCTTGCCAACCAGATCAACTCTGATGAAACGGCCAAGAAGGAATTCTTCCAAATGGAACTCCTGCTCCTGGATTTCTTTGACTGGAATATCTCAGTCCCGACGGCACTCCACTTTGTAGACTACTTCTTAATGGATTCTATCGGGCCAAATGATCTTCATGGAGGCAAACCTCTCACAAACTTTGATGCCTTGATTTACCTGGAGAGATATGCACAGTACTTCCTTGAGATTAGTTTACAAG ATCACACATTCTCCACATTACAACCGTCATTGGTAGCAGCAATCTGTATAGCAGCATCTCGTATATGTCTTCAACTCTCACCTACCTGGACAAACCAACTTAAGAAACTTACCAAGTACTCCTGGGAACAGATCTCCCCTTTCATTGAGACCATGCTCAA AGCACATGAATCAGACGAAAAGGCTGCCAAACGCAACACCACAGTCAGTAAGAAGACACACCATGGATATGTCACCAGTACCCCTGCCAGTGCTCCTACTACGAGTATACCAATACAACCAACGGCATGTTAA